The Mycobacteriales bacterium genome segment TGCGCAGCTACGTGCAGGCCAACCAGGTCGAGGACCTCACGTCCTGGTTCGGCCAGAACGCGGCGGTCAAGAACCGGCTGTTCCCGTCCTCGTTCGGCGCGGCCACGGTCGACGGCAAGATCTACGCGATGCCGGCCGAGACGGTCCAGCCGATCGTCCTCTACTACAACAAGAAGCTCTTCGACCAGATCGGCGCCCAGCCCCCGCAGACGTACGGCGACATCCTGGACCTGGTGCCGAAGTTCAACGCCAAGGGCATCGCGCCGTTCTCGCTCGGCGGTCAGTCCCGGTGGACGAACATGATGTGGCTGGAGTTCTTCTACCTGCGGCTCGGCGGCAGCGAACTGTTCCAGCGCGTCATGACGGAGAAGGGCGCCTGGTCCGACCCGGTGTCGCTCAAGGGCCTGCAGATGACCCAGGACCTGGTCAAGGCCAACGGCTTCGTCAAGGGCTTCTCGTCCATCACCGCGGACTCCAACGCCGACCAGGCGCTGCTCTACCGCGGCAAGGCCGCGATGATGCTGCACGGCTCCTGGTCGTACGGGATCCAGGTCAGCAACGGCGGCAAGTTCGTTCCCGACGGCGATCTGGGCTGGATGAACTTCCCGTCGGTCGACGGCGGCACCGGCGACCCCGCTGACACCGTCGGCAACCCCGGCCAGTACCTGTCGATCTCCTCCAAGGCCACGGCCGCCGAGAAGGAGACCGCGAAGAACTTCTTCAAGACCGCGGTGCTCTCCCCCGAAGAGAACAAGGAGTGGATCGACACCGGCCAGGTGCCGATCTCGACCGGGACCGAGAGCCAGCTCAACGCGTCCAAGGACAAGGACTTCCTGAACTTCGTCTACGGCATCGCCAGCAAGGCGAAGAACTTCGGGCAGTCCTGGGACCAGGCGCTCGACCCGACCGCGGCCGAGACGCTGCTGGACAACATCTCCAAGCTCTTCCAGCTCTCGATCTCGCCGCAGCAGTTCGCCGACAACATGAACAAGGTCATCGGCCAGTGACGGCACTCGCTCCGGTCGCCGCGCAGGCAACGACAACTGTTCCCACGCGCGGCGACCGGAGCGGGTCGCGCGGTGCGAACGGGTCGGTCGCCTGGATGGTGCTGCCGGCCCTGCTGATCTTCCTCGCGTTCGGGGTCATCCCGCTGCTCGGCGCGCTCGGCCTGAGCTTCACCACCTGGGACGGGATCGGCGCGATCCACCCGTCCGGCCT includes the following:
- a CDS encoding extracellular solute-binding protein, whose translation is MTTSRRTFLKFAVGVPLTGAALAACGSSGPSSAGSGGGSTGSGASYWYLSGPPGEKIRTDTVNRFNSANPNTKIKGTTFQNDAYKTKIKTAIGAGQSPTIIWGWGGGGLRSYVQANQVEDLTSWFGQNAAVKNRLFPSSFGAATVDGKIYAMPAETVQPIVLYYNKKLFDQIGAQPPQTYGDILDLVPKFNAKGIAPFSLGGQSRWTNMMWLEFFYLRLGGSELFQRVMTEKGAWSDPVSLKGLQMTQDLVKANGFVKGFSSITADSNADQALLYRGKAAMMLHGSWSYGIQVSNGGKFVPDGDLGWMNFPSVDGGTGDPADTVGNPGQYLSISSKATAAEKETAKNFFKTAVLSPEENKEWIDTGQVPISTGTESQLNASKDKDFLNFVYGIASKAKNFGQSWDQALDPTAAETLLDNISKLFQLSISPQQFADNMNKVIGQ